A region from the Campylobacter blaseri genome encodes:
- a CDS encoding XRE family transcriptional regulator, translating to MKKIGSGERLKELRKYLKINSQEAFAIHLNTDRSKIADIEAGRTKNIPIDLVIQIVDKFHINGWWLLTGIGSMVEKDINANNYEIEVLDLKAGAGKGLMPFEVSVIGKYILDKVFFKTPQDESKIKIIQVEGDSMEPTIQDGAHVIIDISKKEEIDGIYAILLDDNVIIKRLQFNLDRTITIISDNPKYEPKIYDQKDSQIFFKIIGRKVLVIQK from the coding sequence ATGAAAAAAATAGGCTCTGGTGAGAGATTAAAAGAGTTACGAAAATATTTAAAAATAAATTCACAAGAAGCATTTGCTATTCACTTAAATACCGATAGGTCTAAAATAGCAGACATTGAAGCTGGACGAACAAAAAATATACCCATAGATTTAGTTATTCAGATAGTGGATAAATTCCACATAAATGGCTGGTGGCTACTTACAGGAATAGGATCAATGGTTGAAAAAGATATAAATGCTAATAATTACGAGATAGAAGTTTTAGACCTTAAAGCTGGTGCCGGAAAAGGACTAATGCCATTTGAGGTAAGTGTTATAGGCAAATATATACTAGATAAAGTTTTTTTTAAAACACCGCAAGATGAGAGTAAAATTAAAATAATACAAGTAGAAGGTGATAGCATGGAGCCAACCATTCAAGACGGAGCACATGTTATAATAGATATATCAAAGAAAGAAGAGATAGATGGTATTTATGCAATACTATTAGATGATAATGTAATTATAAAAAGACTTCAATTTAACCTAGACAGAACGATAACAATAATTAGTGATAATCCAAAATATGAACCTAAAATTTACGACCAAAAAGATTCGCAAATATTTTTTAAAATCATAGGTAGAAAGGTTTTAGTAATTCAAAAATAA